In Candidatus Contubernalis alkalaceticus, the genomic window ATCCCGGCTGTAACCCAAGGTAGTCTGAGTCAGATCATTAGTGCCGAAGGAAAAGAATTCAGCATGCTCTGCAATCTGATCAGCTACCACACAGGCTCGGGGCAGTTCTATCATGGTACCTATTTTATAATCTAAGGTTATCCCCTGTTCGGAAAAGACCTGAAGGGCCACCTGTTGGGTAAGTTCCCGCATTATGCGAAGTTCTTCCGCGTGCCCCACCAGGGGAATCATTATTTCAGGAACAACCTCCTTTCCTTCTTTGGACAGCTTTGCCGCTGCCTGGCAGATGGCTCTCACCTGCATTTCATATATTTCCGGGTAAACGATTCCTAACCGGCATCCCCGGTGGCCCAGCATTGGGTTAAATTCTGAGAGAGACTTGACTTTTTTCAGCAGTATCTGTTTGGCCCTTATTTCTTCAAGGCTTCCCCCGGTAAGTTTTAGCTTTACCAATTCCTCCACCAGCTCTTCGGAATCCGGCAGGAATTCATGCAGCGGAGGATCCAAAAGCCGGATAGTCACCGGAAGACCCTGCATCGCCTCAAATATTCCATAAAAATCCTCTTGTTGAATTGGAAGCAATTTATCTAAAGCCTTCCGCCGTTCCACTTCAGATTCCGAAAGAATCATTTCCTGCACAATTGGAAGCCGATCCTGGGCCATAAACATATGCTCTGTGCGGCAAAGGCCTATGCCTTCCGCACCAAACTCCCGGGCTTTCTTTGCGTCCTGGGGATTATCAGCATTAGCCCTGACCCCCAGAGATTTTATTTCATCAGTCCACTCCAGGATTTCCCGGAACTCACCACTTAACTGAATATCAATTAACGGGACCTCCCCTACAAAAACCCTGCCTGTCCCACCGTCAATAGAAATGATATCCCCTTTAGAATAGGTTACATTGTCTACACTAAAAACTTCCTTTTCCAAATCAATATTTAGGCTTTCACAGCCGCATACACAAGGCTTACCCATGCCTCGGGCTACAACAGCAGCGTGACTGGTCATACCACCCCGGCTGGTCAATACTCCCTGAGCGGCTACAATACCATGAATATCATCAGGAGTTGTTTCCGGACGTACCAGAATTACTTTTTCATCCTGCTGATTCATTTTTTCCGCTTCATCCGCATTAAAAACTACTTTCCCCGAAGCCGCCCCGGGCGAAGCAGGAAGGCCCTTGGCGATAAAATCCAGTTGAGCTTTTGGGTCAATCTGGCGGTGAAGCAGCTGATCAATCTGTTCCGGTTCCACTCTCATGACAGCTTCATCCCGGGTTAAAATCCCCTCCTTAACAAAATCCACCGCTACCTTTACCGCAGACCTGGCAGTCCTCTTTCCTCCACGGGTCTGGAGGATAAACAAGCGTCCCTTTTCAATAGTAAACTCGATATCCTGTATATCCCG contains:
- the ppdK gene encoding pyruvate, phosphate dikinase, giving the protein MDIEKLVYLFTEGNAQMKQLLGGKGANLSEMTGIGLPVPPGFIISTTACNQYYQKGDSLMEAVQAEVDEALAAVELMQGKKFGDPNNPLLLSVRSGAAVSMPGMMDTILNLGLNDQTVKGLAEVSGDERFALDCYRRFIQMYGDVVLKVDHAFFERVLERKKEEKGARDDTQLTSEDLKVLVEQYKGIVKTKASREFPQEPMDQLMESIRAVFDSWNNQRAIVYRKIHKIPDQLGTAINVQAMVFGNLGEDCATGVAFSRDPSTGESKLYGEFLVNAQGEDVVAGIRTPLPISQLEGLMPELYNQFHDISRRLETHYRDIQDIEFTIEKGRLFILQTRGGKRTARSAVKVAVDFVKEGILTRDEAVMRVEPEQIDQLLHRQIDPKAQLDFIAKGLPASPGAASGKVVFNADEAEKMNQQDEKVILVRPETTPDDIHGIVAAQGVLTSRGGMTSHAAVVARGMGKPCVCGCESLNIDLEKEVFSVDNVTYSKGDIISIDGGTGRVFVGEVPLIDIQLSGEFREILEWTDEIKSLGVRANADNPQDAKKAREFGAEGIGLCRTEHMFMAQDRLPIVQEMILSESEVERRKALDKLLPIQQEDFYGIFEAMQGLPVTIRLLDPPLHEFLPDSEELVEELVKLKLTGGSLEEIRAKQILLKKVKSLSEFNPMLGHRGCRLGIVYPEIYEMQVRAICQAAAKLSKEGKEVVPEIMIPLVGHAEELRIMRELTQQVALQVFSEQGITLDYKIGTMIELPRACVVADQIAEHAEFFSFGTNDLTQTTLGYSRDDAEGKFLHEYLAKKVIGENPFITLDREGVGPLVQMAAEKGRGLKPDIKLGICGEHGGDPDSIIFCHEVNLNYVSCSPFRVPIARLAAAQAKLGKKAGGYGD